The following proteins come from a genomic window of Anas platyrhynchos isolate ZD024472 breed Pekin duck chromosome 20, IASCAAS_PekinDuck_T2T, whole genome shotgun sequence:
- the CA4 gene encoding carbonic anhydrase 4 isoform X1 yields the protein MELLFLVLFSVHILKTEAVVGYHWCYQSQKEEQPTCKDPRQWHLIDATCKGSYQSPINIVTKNVIYDKSLQPLNFEGYDVKGSSKWNIENNGHTVKITLSTSPKIGGGGLRRKYRAIELHFHWGAPETVYLPGSEHSIDGEKQAMELHIVHIREDAVDIDSAKKISDGIAVLGFFIKVDEENKNYATLINELDNVQYKGKASQMDPLPLSSLIPPEDDLRTYYRYDGSLTTPDCHEGVIWTVFEKPIELSISQVSQFARVHFDGKNSTYMTENFRPIQLLNERSVYWSSASTLLPPAKVLMLVLTLTYILSSLFQ from the exons ATGGAATTGCTGTTCCTTGTTCTATTCTCTGTGCACATTCTCAAGACAGAGGCAGTAG taggatACCACTGGTGCTATCAGTCTCAGAAGGAAGAGCAGCCCACCTGTAAAG ATCCTCGACAATGGCATTTAATAGATGCCACCTGCAAAGGAAGCTATCAGTCTCCTATCAATATTGTCACCAAAAATGTCATTTATGACAAGAGCCTGCAGCCACTGAATTTTGAAGGTTACGATGTGAAGGGGTCTTCCAAATGGAACATTGAGAACAATGGACACACAG TTAAAATAACATTGAGCACATCCCCTAAAATCGGAGGTGGAGGTctgagaagaaaatacagagCAATAGAACTTCACTTCCACTGGGGAGCCCCAGAAACGGTGTACCTTCCTGGGTCAGAGCACAGCATAGATGGAGAAAAACAAGCTATGGAG CTTCACATTGTCCACATAAGAGAAGATGCTGTGGATATAGATAGTGCAAAGAAAATTTCAGATGGGATAGCTGTATTAGGATTCTTCATAAAG gttgatgaagaaaataaaaactacgCTACTCTAATAAATGAATTAGATAACGTTCAATACAAAG GGAAAGCATCACAGATGGACCCTTTGCCACTGAGTTCCCTTATTCCACCTGAAGACGATCTTAGAACGTACTATCGGTATGACGGCTCCCTCACCACTCCTGACTGCCACGAGGGTGTCATCTGGACAGTGTTTGAGAAGCCAATTGAACTCAGTATTTCCCAG GTTTCTCAGTTCGCAAGAGTTCACTTTGATGGGAAGAACTCAACATACATGACTGAAAATTTTCGGCCTATTCAGTTACTTAATGAACGATCTGTGTATTGGTCCAGTGCCAGcaccctcctgcctcctgctaaGGTTTTAATGTTGGTCCTGACCCTTACGTACATCCTGAGTTCTCTTTTCCAGTGA
- the CA4 gene encoding carbonic anhydrase 4 isoform X2, whose amino-acid sequence MELLFLVLFSVHILKTEAVGYHWCYQSQKEEQPTCKDPRQWHLIDATCKGSYQSPINIVTKNVIYDKSLQPLNFEGYDVKGSSKWNIENNGHTVKITLSTSPKIGGGGLRRKYRAIELHFHWGAPETVYLPGSEHSIDGEKQAMELHIVHIREDAVDIDSAKKISDGIAVLGFFIKVDEENKNYATLINELDNVQYKGKASQMDPLPLSSLIPPEDDLRTYYRYDGSLTTPDCHEGVIWTVFEKPIELSISQVSQFARVHFDGKNSTYMTENFRPIQLLNERSVYWSSASTLLPPAKVLMLVLTLTYILSSLFQ is encoded by the exons ATGGAATTGCTGTTCCTTGTTCTATTCTCTGTGCACATTCTCAAGACAGAGGCAGTAG gatACCACTGGTGCTATCAGTCTCAGAAGGAAGAGCAGCCCACCTGTAAAG ATCCTCGACAATGGCATTTAATAGATGCCACCTGCAAAGGAAGCTATCAGTCTCCTATCAATATTGTCACCAAAAATGTCATTTATGACAAGAGCCTGCAGCCACTGAATTTTGAAGGTTACGATGTGAAGGGGTCTTCCAAATGGAACATTGAGAACAATGGACACACAG TTAAAATAACATTGAGCACATCCCCTAAAATCGGAGGTGGAGGTctgagaagaaaatacagagCAATAGAACTTCACTTCCACTGGGGAGCCCCAGAAACGGTGTACCTTCCTGGGTCAGAGCACAGCATAGATGGAGAAAAACAAGCTATGGAG CTTCACATTGTCCACATAAGAGAAGATGCTGTGGATATAGATAGTGCAAAGAAAATTTCAGATGGGATAGCTGTATTAGGATTCTTCATAAAG gttgatgaagaaaataaaaactacgCTACTCTAATAAATGAATTAGATAACGTTCAATACAAAG GGAAAGCATCACAGATGGACCCTTTGCCACTGAGTTCCCTTATTCCACCTGAAGACGATCTTAGAACGTACTATCGGTATGACGGCTCCCTCACCACTCCTGACTGCCACGAGGGTGTCATCTGGACAGTGTTTGAGAAGCCAATTGAACTCAGTATTTCCCAG GTTTCTCAGTTCGCAAGAGTTCACTTTGATGGGAAGAACTCAACATACATGACTGAAAATTTTCGGCCTATTCAGTTACTTAATGAACGATCTGTGTATTGGTCCAGTGCCAGcaccctcctgcctcctgctaaGGTTTTAATGTTGGTCCTGACCCTTACGTACATCCTGAGTTCTCTTTTCCAGTGA